Proteins from a genomic interval of Kitasatospora herbaricolor:
- a CDS encoding tyrosine-protein phosphatase has protein sequence MTTTRTRLTTALALTGALTLGSPALALAAAPGPQDAPAAASRTAARHAVPFTAASAVQQADGSFTLTWTAPGTRHVTVFAGTDQEDVRHRRPVAEAAGSATVTVTGLAAADRWFFELVPDRGESLVVADRSLHLASAPNFRDAGGYRTADGRWVRLGVVYRSGDLSRLTDADLAKLRRLGVRQVFDLRTPAERKSAPDRVPAGAAVVDANVLGAAGTGAFDVTSPQAAVQVMIDAERTMVSADSAKAAYRTVLDSLVERDDQGVLFHCTAGKDRTGWAAAALLTALGVPRSTVEADYLASNTYRAAENAATLAQLPPAYQAVYKPLLDVRPEYLNAGFDEVQQRFGSFDSYLRSGLGLDGRDLRDLRSRLLVG, from the coding sequence ATGACCACCACCCGCACCCGCCTGACCACCGCACTGGCCCTCACCGGCGCGCTGACCCTCGGCTCCCCCGCCCTGGCCCTCGCCGCCGCCCCGGGTCCGCAGGACGCCCCCGCCGCCGCCTCGCGGACGGCCGCCCGGCACGCCGTCCCCTTCACCGCGGCGAGCGCCGTCCAGCAGGCCGACGGCAGCTTCACCCTGACCTGGACCGCGCCCGGCACCCGCCACGTGACCGTCTTCGCCGGCACCGACCAGGAGGACGTCCGCCACCGCCGGCCCGTCGCCGAGGCCGCCGGCTCCGCCACCGTGACGGTCACCGGCCTGGCCGCGGCCGACCGCTGGTTCTTCGAGCTCGTCCCGGACCGCGGCGAGTCGCTGGTCGTCGCCGACCGCTCGCTGCACCTCGCCTCGGCGCCCAACTTCCGGGACGCGGGCGGCTACCGCACCGCCGACGGCCGCTGGGTGCGGTTGGGCGTCGTCTACCGCTCCGGCGACCTCAGCAGGCTCACCGACGCGGACCTCGCCAAGCTGCGCCGCCTCGGCGTCCGGCAGGTCTTCGACCTGCGCACCCCCGCCGAGCGGAAGAGCGCGCCGGACCGCGTCCCGGCCGGCGCCGCCGTGGTCGACGCCAACGTCCTGGGCGCCGCCGGCACCGGCGCGTTCGACGTGACCAGCCCGCAGGCCGCCGTCCAGGTGATGATCGACGCCGAGCGCACCATGGTCTCCGCCGACAGCGCCAAGGCCGCCTACCGCACGGTGCTCGACTCCCTGGTGGAGCGCGACGACCAGGGCGTGCTGTTCCACTGCACCGCTGGCAAGGACCGCACCGGCTGGGCCGCCGCCGCGCTGCTCACCGCCCTCGGCGTGCCGCGCTCCACCGTCGAGGCCGACTACCTGGCCAGCAACACCTACCGGGCGGCCGAGAACGCCGCCACCCTGGCCCAGCTGCCACCCGCCTACCAGGCGGTGTACAAGCCGCTGCTGGACGTCCGGCCGGAGTACCTGAACGCCGGCTTCGACGAGGTGCAGCAGAGGTTCGGCTCCTTCGACAGCTACCTCCGCTCCGGCCTCGGCCTGGACGGCCGCGACCTGCGGGACCTGCGCAGCCGGCTGCTGGTGGGCTGA
- a CDS encoding ADP-ribosylglycohydrolase family protein gives MPLWSRAQQQDFRSRVRGCLLGGAIGDALGAGIEFESLEKIQAAHGPQGVTGYVPAYGRTGAITDDTQMSLFTVDGLIRAHIRRDSGGWHPPTDVHLAYLRWAATQRDWGPDERRPDLGWLGREEWLYAQRAPGQACLSGLSGPQADRLGTLDAPKNPHSKGCGTVMRAAPFGLLTSWEPGLVFQLAVECSVLTHGHPTGYLSAGALAVIVHTVARGGTLEEGVHLALALLSERPSHEETTAALRGALDAVRAGEPSAERVEALGEGWVAEEALAIGVYCALVAYDVKSGLLLAVNHSGDSDSTGAICGNLLGALHGDTALPPELLAALEGRGTILELADDFVLELMHGPELHGQDAGEGAAWAVRYPVVR, from the coding sequence ATGCCACTGTGGTCACGCGCGCAGCAGCAGGATTTCCGGAGCCGGGTGCGCGGCTGCCTGCTCGGCGGGGCGATCGGCGACGCGCTCGGGGCCGGCATCGAGTTCGAGTCGCTGGAGAAGATCCAGGCCGCGCACGGCCCGCAGGGGGTGACCGGCTACGTCCCCGCCTACGGCCGGACCGGTGCGATAACCGACGACACCCAGATGTCCCTGTTCACCGTGGACGGCCTGATCCGGGCCCACATCCGCCGGGACAGCGGCGGCTGGCACCCGCCCACCGACGTCCACCTGGCCTACCTGCGGTGGGCCGCCACCCAGCGCGACTGGGGGCCGGACGAGCGGCGCCCGGACCTCGGCTGGCTCGGCCGCGAGGAGTGGCTGTACGCCCAGCGGGCACCCGGCCAGGCCTGCCTGTCCGGGCTCTCCGGTCCGCAGGCGGACCGCCTGGGCACCCTGGACGCCCCCAAGAACCCGCACTCCAAGGGCTGCGGCACGGTGATGCGGGCCGCGCCGTTCGGGCTGCTCACCTCCTGGGAGCCGGGCCTGGTATTCCAGCTGGCCGTGGAGTGCTCGGTGCTGACGCACGGCCACCCCACCGGCTACCTCTCGGCGGGGGCGCTGGCGGTGATCGTCCACACGGTGGCCCGCGGCGGCACCCTGGAGGAGGGCGTGCACCTCGCGCTGGCCCTGCTCTCCGAGCGGCCGTCGCACGAGGAGACCACGGCGGCGCTCCGGGGCGCGCTGGACGCCGTCCGGGCCGGGGAGCCGTCCGCGGAGCGGGTGGAGGCGCTCGGCGAGGGCTGGGTCGCGGAGGAGGCGCTGGCGATCGGCGTCTACTGCGCGCTGGTGGCCTACGACGTGAAGTCCGGGCTGCTGCTCGCGGTCAACCACTCGGGGGACAGCGACTCCACCGGTGCGATCTGCGGCAACCTGCTCGGCGCGCTGCACGGGGACACCGCGCTGCCGCCGGAGCTGCTGGCCGCGCTGGAGGGCCGGGGGACGATCCTGGAACTGGCGGACGACTTCGTGCTGGAGCTGATGCACGGACCGGAGCTGCACGGCCAGGACGCGGGGGAGGGAGCGGCCTGGGCGGTGCGTTACCCGGTGGTCCGCTGA
- a CDS encoding DUF397 domain-containing protein, which produces MTTTSENGLTWRKSSHSGGNGACVEIAVPSAAAVAVRDSKDPHGPQLHFSKEAWASFATAAGSGSFGEI; this is translated from the coding sequence ATGACCACCACGTCCGAGAACGGCCTCACCTGGCGCAAGAGCAGCCACAGCGGCGGCAACGGCGCCTGTGTGGAGATCGCCGTGCCGAGCGCGGCCGCCGTCGCGGTACGCGACTCCAAGGACCCCCACGGTCCGCAGCTGCACTTCTCCAAGGAGGCCTGGGCCTCGTTCGCCACCGCGGCCGGCTCGGGATCGTTCGGCGAGATCTGA
- a CDS encoding helix-turn-helix domain-containing protein produces the protein MSASINPTVRRRRLGAELRRLRETLGMTAEEVAGRLMVSQSKISRLENGRRSISQRDVRDLCDVYNVDDERIRAGLMEMARESRQRGWWHEFSDIPYSVYIGLEAEASSIRAYESSFVPGLLQTQAYAEAVVLGTQPDTDATAVSRRVEVRLKRQSRIYGENQLGSLWAVIDEAVLRREVGGSEVMYRQLNQLLELSARSNINLQVIPFSHGAHPGMTGTFSLMEFPESADSTVVYFEGVTSDLYLEKDADVRRYTGLYDHLRAAALSVAESRSLIAKIAEGYQP, from the coding sequence GTGTCCGCGAGCATCAATCCCACAGTGCGCCGCCGAAGGCTCGGCGCCGAACTGCGGCGCCTGCGCGAGACCCTGGGAATGACGGCCGAGGAGGTGGCCGGCCGGCTGATGGTCTCCCAGTCCAAGATCAGTCGGCTGGAGAACGGCCGCCGCAGCATCAGCCAACGGGACGTCAGGGACCTCTGCGACGTCTACAACGTGGACGACGAGCGGATCCGCGCCGGGCTGATGGAGATGGCCAGGGAGTCCCGGCAGCGCGGCTGGTGGCACGAGTTCAGCGACATCCCCTACAGCGTCTACATCGGCCTGGAGGCGGAGGCCTCCTCGATCCGGGCCTACGAGTCCTCCTTCGTGCCGGGGCTGCTGCAGACCCAGGCGTACGCCGAGGCCGTGGTGCTCGGCACCCAGCCGGACACCGACGCCACGGCCGTGTCGCGGCGGGTGGAGGTGCGCCTCAAGCGGCAGAGCCGGATCTACGGGGAGAACCAGCTGGGCAGCCTCTGGGCGGTGATAGACGAGGCCGTGCTGCGCCGCGAGGTCGGCGGCTCCGAGGTGATGTACCGCCAGCTGAACCAGCTGCTCGAACTGAGCGCCCGCTCCAACATCAATCTGCAGGTGATCCCGTTCTCGCACGGCGCCCACCCCGGCATGACCGGGACATTCTCCCTGATGGAGTTCCCCGAGTCCGCGGATTCGACGGTTGTCTACTTCGAAGGGGTGACAAGCGACCTCTACCTGGAGAAGGACGCCGACGTGCGCCGCTATACCGGACTGTACGACCACCTGAGGGCCGCGGCCCTGAGTGTCGCGGAGAGCCGGTCACTGATAGCCAAGATCGCAGAGGGGTACCAACCATGA
- a CDS encoding GOLPH3/VPS74 family protein, with protein MGKSRRTIPEELLLLALDPTTGTTAQPQTLDLGLAGAQLVELSLAGRIVPDGDRIAVVLPRPTGDPTLDHALELLRRRGSPVRAAHWIGGPRLGLRQTYLAHLERCGMVTAVPGQVCGVLPTTRYQASDDCSNAAIKQRLDTSIRTGVPPDPRTAALAALAHAVGLGKHLYPGNEGRSSRSRLRDLIRYDPLGGMVAHAVMDVQNGLPSQQGRNNNAQSAAAPVPGSRQPGGRAVPTRVGAR; from the coding sequence ATGGGCAAGAGCCGCAGAACAATTCCCGAGGAACTCTTGTTGCTCGCCCTGGACCCGACCACGGGTACCACGGCGCAGCCGCAGACCCTCGACCTCGGACTCGCCGGGGCACAGCTCGTCGAGCTGTCCCTGGCCGGACGGATAGTCCCGGATGGGGACCGGATCGCCGTGGTGCTGCCACGACCGACCGGCGACCCCACTCTGGACCACGCCCTGGAACTGCTGCGCCGTCGTGGCAGTCCGGTACGTGCGGCGCACTGGATCGGCGGGCCCCGGCTGGGGCTCCGGCAGACCTACCTGGCGCACCTCGAACGGTGCGGCATGGTGACTGCGGTGCCGGGACAGGTGTGCGGGGTCCTTCCGACGACGCGCTACCAGGCGTCGGACGACTGCTCGAACGCCGCCATCAAGCAGCGTCTCGACACGTCGATCCGGACCGGTGTGCCGCCGGACCCGAGGACGGCCGCACTGGCCGCACTGGCCCACGCCGTGGGCCTCGGCAAGCATCTCTACCCGGGCAACGAGGGCAGGTCGTCGCGGTCACGGCTGCGCGACCTGATCCGTTACGACCCGCTCGGTGGGATGGTCGCGCACGCCGTGATGGACGTGCAGAACGGCCTTCCGTCCCAGCAGGGCCGAAACAACAACGCCCAGTCGGCCGCCGCGCCGGTGCCCGGCAGCCGGCAGCCCGGCGGCCGGGCCGTACCCACCCGGGTCGGTGCCCGGTGA
- a CDS encoding D-alanyl-D-alanine carboxypeptidase — protein MGESPDRVLRDGERDQERETPPARPQAGTAGAEGAGGAAGADGAGGAAGTAGADAAGATVPAGPTVQLRLPADVASGAAGAGAAAVAGRPRAAGSTAVTAAAGAAAGATARAAGPDAGTGARKGPDEDRDGAEGRDGDRDADSAPDSGPDGAGEPAPAVPAVPADLTLELTVPAPETPSAKAAKAGPTVQLRVREVDNRTTALRLPADNATTALRLPGEVLRPASAVEADKSTGGKPVAEPAAPAAEEPAAEPAVVGAAADEAPARPAAVDPRLAMRDGAGPGTRPPGRSAKPGTADRTADRTADSAEPVAERVAEPAADPDAAPAAGRTVEPAAAPSPDLVRTEKLEKPQPLRATRPEPPVGGRVPEPPAPAPLPQPEPQPEPLPEPPAPKPGPRPEPGPEPLPEPGPRPLPAPEPLPAPEPLPAPEPLPAPEPLPQPETTSEAMQVLAALSARPVSPLRRALKRITIWTVFLSLVLGVVVAAQLLRPLPRPTVGLSVATSFSFTGSPLAMPWPAKGQSAALVVGVGDMGSSGPETPAPIASVTKVMNAYLILRDHPLKKGETGPKLTVDKQAAQESSDADQSKVTLTEGQQLTQYEALEMLMLPSANNVARLLARWDSGTEEAFVRKMNEAAAGFGMTNTSYVDPAGFNADTKSTAKDQLKLAEQVMKNEIFRQVVAEPDTNFNGQKVFNTNILLSPKNGVIGVKTGSSTPAGGCLMWAAVKDIGGVRRMILGVTLGQPGTATEGILKAVQTVSAKQITAAQGALTGQTLAKQGDVVGFVDDGLGGKVPVVATKDVTVAGWDGITATLALEPATVGHTAKAGTQVGVLKAGVGEGRVEVPVALKSDLAPPSILARLTRLL, from the coding sequence GTGGGTGAGTCCCCCGACAGAGTGCTGCGCGACGGGGAGCGGGACCAGGAGCGGGAGACCCCGCCGGCCCGGCCGCAGGCCGGCACTGCCGGCGCTGAGGGCGCGGGCGGTGCTGCCGGTGCGGACGGCGCGGGTGGTGCGGCGGGGACTGCCGGTGCGGACGCCGCCGGCGCCACGGTGCCGGCCGGCCCGACCGTGCAACTGCGCCTGCCCGCGGACGTGGCCTCCGGTGCTGCGGGTGCGGGTGCGGCTGCTGTTGCGGGGCGTCCGCGGGCCGCCGGGTCCACTGCCGTCACCGCGGCCGCCGGCGCCGCTGCCGGGGCCACCGCCCGGGCGGCCGGGCCGGACGCCGGGACGGGCGCGCGCAAGGGCCCGGACGAGGACCGGGACGGGGCCGAGGGCAGGGACGGGGACCGCGACGCGGACTCCGCCCCGGACAGCGGCCCGGACGGCGCCGGGGAGCCCGCGCCCGCCGTGCCCGCCGTGCCCGCCGACCTGACGCTCGAACTGACCGTCCCGGCCCCGGAAACCCCGTCGGCCAAGGCCGCCAAGGCCGGTCCCACCGTGCAGCTGCGTGTCCGCGAAGTGGACAACCGGACCACCGCCCTGCGCCTGCCGGCGGACAACGCGACCACCGCGCTGCGCCTCCCCGGCGAGGTGCTGCGCCCGGCCTCGGCCGTCGAGGCCGACAAGAGCACTGGTGGGAAGCCCGTCGCCGAACCCGCCGCGCCCGCCGCCGAGGAGCCGGCCGCCGAGCCCGCCGTCGTCGGCGCCGCCGCGGACGAGGCCCCGGCGCGGCCGGCCGCGGTCGATCCGCGTCTCGCGATGCGGGACGGCGCGGGCCCCGGCACCCGCCCGCCCGGCCGGTCGGCGAAGCCCGGGACGGCCGACCGCACGGCCGACCGCACCGCCGATTCCGCCGAGCCGGTCGCCGAGCGGGTAGCCGAGCCGGCCGCCGACCCGGATGCGGCGCCCGCCGCCGGACGGACCGTCGAGCCGGCCGCCGCGCCCTCCCCCGACCTCGTCCGGACCGAGAAGCTGGAGAAGCCGCAGCCGCTGCGCGCCACCCGCCCCGAGCCCCCGGTCGGCGGCCGGGTGCCGGAGCCGCCCGCGCCCGCCCCGCTGCCTCAGCCCGAGCCTCAGCCCGAGCCCCTGCCCGAGCCGCCCGCGCCGAAGCCCGGCCCCCGGCCGGAGCCCGGTCCCGAGCCCCTCCCGGAGCCCGGGCCCCGGCCGCTGCCCGCACCCGAGCCGCTGCCCGCACCCGAGCCGCTGCCCGCACCCGAGCCGCTGCCCGCACCCGAGCCGCTCCCGCAGCCGGAGACCACCTCCGAGGCGATGCAGGTGCTGGCCGCGCTCAGTGCCCGTCCGGTCTCCCCGCTGCGCCGGGCGCTCAAGCGGATCACCATCTGGACGGTCTTCCTGTCCCTGGTGCTCGGTGTCGTGGTGGCGGCCCAGTTGCTGCGCCCGCTGCCGCGGCCCACGGTCGGGCTGAGCGTGGCCACCAGCTTCTCCTTCACCGGCAGCCCGCTGGCCATGCCCTGGCCGGCCAAGGGCCAGTCGGCGGCCCTGGTGGTCGGCGTGGGCGACATGGGCAGCTCCGGCCCGGAGACGCCGGCGCCGATCGCCAGTGTCACCAAGGTGATGAACGCCTACCTGATCCTGCGCGACCACCCGCTGAAGAAGGGCGAGACCGGCCCCAAGCTCACCGTCGACAAGCAGGCCGCCCAGGAGTCCAGCGACGCCGACCAGTCCAAGGTCACCCTCACCGAGGGCCAGCAGCTCACCCAGTACGAGGCGCTGGAGATGCTGATGCTCCCGTCGGCCAACAACGTGGCCCGGCTGCTGGCCCGTTGGGACTCCGGCACGGAGGAGGCCTTCGTCCGGAAGATGAACGAGGCGGCCGCCGGCTTCGGCATGACCAACACCAGCTACGTCGACCCGGCCGGCTTCAACGCGGACACCAAGAGCACCGCGAAGGACCAGCTGAAGCTCGCCGAGCAGGTCATGAAGAACGAGATCTTCCGCCAGGTCGTCGCCGAACCGGACACCAACTTCAACGGGCAGAAGGTGTTCAACACCAACATCCTGCTCTCCCCGAAGAACGGCGTCATCGGCGTCAAGACGGGCTCCAGCACCCCGGCCGGCGGCTGCCTGATGTGGGCGGCCGTCAAGGACATCGGCGGCGTCCGGCGGATGATCCTCGGGGTCACCCTGGGACAGCCGGGCACGGCCACCGAGGGCATCCTCAAGGCCGTCCAGACGGTCAGCGCCAAGCAGATCACGGCGGCGCAGGGCGCCCTCACCGGGCAGACCCTGGCCAAGCAGGGCGACGTCGTCGGGTTCGTGGACGACGGCCTCGGCGGCAAGGTCCCGGTGGTGGCCACCAAGGACGTCACCGTGGCCGGCTGGGACGGCATCACCGCCACCCTGGCGCTGGAACCGGCCACGGTCGGGCACACCGCCAAGGCCGGCACCCAGGTGGGCGTGCTCAAGGCCGGCGTGGGCGAGGGCAGGGTCGAGGTCCCGGTGGCCCTGAAGTCCGACCTGGCCCCGCCGTCGATCCTGGCGCGGCTGACCCGCTTGCTCTGA
- a CDS encoding glycosyltransferase family 39 protein gives MTPSASARTVSRLTGSVWIWPALVALCVGGYRMTTPGLWRDEVSTWTASTRSLGDLLRMLDHVDASNGVYYVLMHFWTSVVGDSTVALRLPSVLAMAGAAAFSALTARRMFDSRVAGLAAGLLLAVVPSISRYAQEARSYALVTCAVAAATFLLLRALDRPGLGRWAAFSACLALAGGAHLISLSTVGGQLALVLLHLWRTRSAPDLRLLWHYPLAVAAALAPVVPLMLLGSSQSDRQLGWIPTPTVYALRGFGKQLFASADVYHVFGALALATLLWSGRRLPALQLLLLAVVPVVGVWAVSLGETSYFIDRYLLFTLPAWASLAGGGVGALYATARRWAPARVCAVLALALLAVPAVLALPQQRALRGAFSHEWDDDYRSAAAVIAAGFRPGDGMVAPYGEKNWAMIGPGVNFYLPRNLHPFPVFLQNTAAQAEDLFPTECPVANQCLGRSGRIWVVTFEGAADPLHSLPGPQANALLEQYRPTEVKQMRGLTVSLLELKG, from the coding sequence TCGGCGGCTACCGGATGACCACCCCTGGCCTCTGGCGGGACGAGGTCTCCACCTGGACCGCCTCCACCCGCAGCCTCGGCGACCTGCTGCGGATGCTGGACCACGTGGACGCCAGCAACGGCGTCTACTACGTCCTGATGCACTTCTGGACCTCCGTCGTCGGCGACTCGACCGTCGCCCTGCGGCTACCGTCCGTGCTGGCGATGGCCGGCGCCGCGGCCTTCTCCGCGCTCACCGCCCGACGGATGTTCGACAGCCGGGTGGCGGGCCTCGCCGCCGGGCTGCTCCTGGCGGTCGTCCCCAGCATCTCCCGGTACGCCCAGGAGGCCCGCTCGTACGCGCTGGTCACCTGTGCGGTGGCGGCCGCCACCTTCCTGTTGCTGCGGGCCCTGGACCGGCCCGGCCTCGGCCGGTGGGCCGCGTTCAGCGCCTGCCTGGCGCTGGCGGGCGGCGCCCACCTGATCTCGCTCAGCACGGTGGGCGGCCAGCTGGCCCTGGTGCTGCTGCACCTGTGGCGGACGCGGTCCGCGCCGGACCTCCGGCTGCTCTGGCACTACCCGCTGGCGGTGGCGGCCGCGCTGGCGCCGGTGGTGCCGCTGATGCTGCTGGGCAGCAGCCAGTCGGACCGCCAGCTCGGCTGGATCCCCACCCCGACCGTGTACGCGTTGCGCGGCTTCGGCAAGCAGTTGTTCGCCTCCGCGGACGTCTACCACGTGTTCGGAGCCCTGGCGCTGGCCACCCTGCTGTGGTCCGGGCGGCGGCTGCCCGCGCTCCAGCTGCTGCTGCTCGCCGTGGTGCCGGTGGTCGGGGTCTGGGCCGTCTCGCTCGGCGAGACCTCCTACTTCATCGACCGCTACCTGCTCTTCACCCTGCCCGCCTGGGCCTCGCTGGCCGGCGGCGGGGTGGGCGCGCTCTACGCGACGGCCCGGCGCTGGGCGCCGGCCAGGGTCTGCGCGGTGCTGGCCCTGGCCCTGCTCGCCGTGCCGGCGGTGCTGGCCCTGCCGCAGCAGCGGGCCCTGCGCGGCGCGTTCTCGCACGAGTGGGACGACGACTACCGGAGCGCCGCCGCGGTGATAGCGGCGGGCTTCCGCCCCGGGGACGGCATGGTCGCCCCGTACGGTGAGAAGAACTGGGCGATGATCGGGCCCGGCGTCAACTTCTACCTGCCGCGCAACCTCCACCCGTTCCCGGTGTTCCTGCAGAACACGGCGGCCCAGGCCGAGGACCTCTTCCCGACCGAGTGCCCGGTGGCCAACCAGTGCCTCGGCCGGAGCGGCCGGATCTGGGTGGTGACCTTCGAGGGCGCCGCGGACCCGCTGCACAGCCTGCCGGGCCCCCAGGCGAACGCGCTGCTGGAGCAGTACCGGCCGACCGAGGTCAAGCAGATGCGGGGACTGACGGTGTCGCTGCTGGAGCTCAAGGGCTGA